From a region of the Flavobacterium sediminilitoris genome:
- a CDS encoding branched-chain amino acid transaminase — protein MSSNTNPYYNENTILYYNGKFKNASKVSTDLYGQTLHYGYGVFEGIRAYKTSSGTKIFKAREHYERLKKSCELIQIPFPYDIEELTQKTYELLALNHFSDAYIRPIIYCDPNMSLTKPNGVNIMICAWEWGAYLGDNLLNIFISSYCRPHPKSIKIEAKVCGHYINSILATSEAKNNGYDEALLLDSDGFIAEGPGANLFFEKDGELYTPQLGNILPGITRATIIELCQDLGIKLNQGLYKPHTLKNADAAFYCGTAAEVVGIKSINKQNFPLEWKDSLGKKLQTAYKNLVLKNELSTQTN, from the coding sequence ATGAGTTCAAATACAAACCCATATTACAACGAAAACACCATTTTATATTATAATGGAAAATTTAAAAATGCCTCAAAAGTATCAACTGACTTATATGGTCAAACTTTACATTATGGATATGGCGTTTTTGAAGGAATTCGTGCCTATAAAACATCGTCAGGAACAAAAATATTTAAAGCAAGAGAACATTATGAAAGACTAAAAAAATCATGTGAGTTAATTCAAATTCCTTTTCCTTATGACATAGAAGAACTAACTCAAAAAACATACGAATTATTAGCATTAAATCATTTTAGTGATGCATATATAAGACCAATTATCTATTGCGACCCAAACATGAGTTTAACAAAACCAAATGGAGTTAACATTATGATTTGCGCATGGGAATGGGGCGCTTACTTAGGAGATAATTTATTAAATATTTTCATCTCATCATATTGTAGACCGCATCCAAAATCTATAAAAATAGAAGCAAAAGTATGTGGTCATTACATTAACTCAATCTTAGCAACCTCAGAAGCTAAAAACAATGGATATGATGAAGCCTTATTATTAGATTCTGATGGATTCATTGCAGAAGGACCAGGAGCAAATCTATTCTTTGAAAAAGACGGAGAATTATACACTCCTCAATTAGGAAATATTTTACCTGGAATTACAAGAGCAACAATCATTGAATTATGTCAAGATTTAGGCATAAAATTAAATCAAGGATTATACAAACCCCATACGCTAAAAAATGCAGATGCTGCTTTCTATTGCGGAACTGCTGCGGAAGTTGTAGGAATCAAATCAATTAATAAACAAAATTTTCCACTAGAATGGAAAGATAGTTTAGGGAAAAAATTACAAACTGCATATAAAAATTTAGTACTAAAAAATGAATTAAGTACTCAAACCAATTAA
- a CDS encoding DUF4136 domain-containing protein encodes MKTINLIPVLLLFVLASCSSVRVNADYDKKANFNTYKTYAYLKSSIDKAEISDLDKKRILRSIDEEMNAKGFSKSENPDMLLSIFTKERERVDVYNNVGFGWGWNPYWGMNYSSVSRTPEGTLFIDIVDAKSKEMVWQGEGSGYLTKDTRKKDERIHQFVSKILAQYPPVSK; translated from the coding sequence ATGAAAACAATTAATTTAATTCCTGTTTTGCTACTCTTTGTATTAGCATCTTGTAGTTCGGTTAGAGTAAATGCAGATTATGATAAAAAAGCAAATTTTAATACCTACAAAACTTATGCTTATTTAAAAAGTAGCATTGACAAAGCTGAAATATCAGATTTGGATAAGAAAAGAATTCTTCGATCAATAGATGAGGAAATGAACGCAAAAGGTTTTTCTAAAAGTGAAAATCCAGATATGCTATTAAGTATATTTACAAAAGAAAGAGAACGTGTTGATGTTTACAACAATGTTGGTTTTGGATGGGGATGGAATCCATATTGGGGTATGAATTATTCTTCAGTTTCAAGAACTCCAGAAGGAACACTGTTTATTGATATTGTTGATGCAAAATCTAAAGAAATGGTTTGGCAAGGAGAAGGTTCTGGCTATTTAACAAAAGATACTCGAAAAAAAGATGAAAGAATTCATCAATTTGTATCTAAAATACTAGCTCAATATCCACCTGTTTCAAAATAA
- a CDS encoding urocanate hydratase, producing MTFKEQIQEGIPSTLPNPKPFDPAINHAPKRKEILSEEEKKLALKNALRYFEPEHHKTLISEFKEELDTYGRIYMYRLRPDYEMKARPISEYPGNSEQAKAIMLMIQNNLDYAVAQHPHELITYGGNGAVFQNWAQYRLTMKYLSEMTDEQTLTMYSGHPMGLFPSHKEAPRVVVTNGMVIPNYSKPDDWEKMNALGVSQYGQMTAGSYMYIGPQGIVHGTTITVLNGFRKIKKSPKGSLFVTSGLGGMSGAQPKAGNIAGCVTVCAEVNPKITKIRHEQGWINEIVEDITLLVARVRKALENKEAVSIAYLGNIVDVWERFDQESLHIDLGSDQTSLHNPWAGGYYPIGFTFEQSNEMMANNPEKFKEEVQKTLRRHAEAINKHTANGTYFFDYGNAFLLEASRAGADIMAENGIDFKYPSYVQDIMGPMCFDYGFGPFRWVCASGKPEDLAKTDKIACDVLEEMMKNSPEEIQQQMADNIQWIKGAQENKLVVGSQARILYADAEGRIKIAEAFNKAIEKGEIGHVILGRDHHDVSGTDSPYRETSNIYDGSRFTADMAIHNVIGDSFRGATWVSIHNGGGVGWGEVINGGFGMVLDGSKEASKRLESMLFWDVNNGISRRSWARNEGAIFAIKRAMETQPLLKVTIPNIVDETLF from the coding sequence ATGACCTTTAAAGAACAAATACAAGAAGGAATACCTTCTACTCTACCAAATCCAAAACCGTTTGACCCAGCAATTAATCATGCTCCAAAGCGAAAAGAAATTCTTTCAGAAGAAGAAAAAAAATTAGCTTTAAAAAATGCGTTACGTTACTTTGAACCCGAACATCATAAAACTCTAATTTCTGAATTTAAAGAAGAATTAGATACATATGGTCGCATTTACATGTATCGTCTACGCCCTGATTATGAAATGAAAGCAAGACCTATTTCAGAATATCCAGGAAATAGTGAGCAAGCAAAAGCAATTATGCTAATGATTCAAAATAATCTAGATTATGCAGTTGCACAACATCCGCATGAATTAATTACTTATGGAGGAAACGGAGCTGTATTTCAAAATTGGGCACAATATAGGTTAACCATGAAATACCTTTCAGAAATGACAGATGAGCAAACATTAACCATGTACTCAGGTCATCCAATGGGTTTATTTCCATCACATAAAGAAGCTCCAAGAGTTGTCGTAACTAATGGAATGGTAATTCCTAATTATTCCAAACCAGATGATTGGGAAAAAATGAACGCACTTGGTGTATCTCAATACGGACAAATGACTGCTGGAAGTTACATGTATATTGGTCCACAAGGAATTGTACATGGAACAACCATAACTGTATTAAACGGATTTAGAAAAATTAAAAAATCACCTAAAGGAAGTCTATTCGTTACTTCTGGATTAGGAGGAATGTCTGGAGCTCAACCAAAAGCAGGAAATATTGCAGGTTGTGTTACCGTTTGTGCAGAAGTAAATCCAAAAATCACAAAAATCAGACATGAACAAGGTTGGATTAATGAAATCGTAGAAGATATAACACTCCTAGTCGCTAGAGTTAGAAAAGCATTAGAAAACAAAGAAGCTGTTTCAATTGCGTATTTAGGAAACATTGTTGATGTATGGGAAAGATTTGACCAAGAATCCTTACATATAGATTTAGGATCTGATCAAACTTCATTACACAATCCTTGGGCTGGCGGTTATTATCCAATAGGATTTACATTTGAGCAATCAAACGAAATGATGGCTAACAATCCTGAAAAATTCAAAGAAGAAGTACAAAAAACATTAAGACGCCATGCAGAAGCAATAAACAAACACACTGCAAACGGAACTTATTTCTTTGACTATGGAAATGCTTTTTTACTTGAAGCATCTCGTGCAGGAGCAGATATTATGGCAGAAAACGGTATTGACTTTAAATACCCAAGTTATGTACAAGATATTATGGGACCAATGTGTTTTGATTATGGTTTTGGACCATTCCGCTGGGTTTGTGCATCAGGAAAACCAGAAGACTTAGCTAAAACAGATAAAATAGCCTGTGATGTATTGGAAGAAATGATGAAAAACTCTCCAGAAGAAATCCAACAACAAATGGCAGATAATATTCAATGGATTAAAGGAGCACAAGAAAATAAATTAGTTGTAGGATCGCAAGCTAGAATTTTATATGCTGATGCAGAAGGAAGAATTAAAATAGCTGAAGCATTCAACAAAGCTATTGAAAAAGGAGAAATTGGACACGTTATCTTAGGTCGTGATCATCATGATGTATCTGGAACTGATTCACCATATAGAGAAACATCAAACATATACGATGGTTCTCGTTTTACTGCTGATATGGCAATTCACAATGTAATTGGAGACAGTTTCAGAGGAGCTACATGGGTTTCCATTCACAATGGTGGAGGTGTTGGTTGGGGAGAAGTTATCAATGGTGGTTTCGGCATGGTTCTTGATGGTAGTAAAGAAGCATCAAAACGTTTAGAATCGATGCTTTTTTGGGATGTAAACAACGGAATATCAAGAAGAAGTTGGGCAAGAAATGAAGGCGCTATTTTTGCAATTAAAAGAGCTATGGAAACGCAACCTTTATTAAAAGTTACCATCCCTAATATAGTTGATGAAACATTATTTTAG
- a CDS encoding DUF5522 domain-containing protein, producing the protein MDNKLDPNNLKEGEDFYYTPEGYKCFTSTYHLKRGYCCKSGCRHCPYGYDKKTGTIKK; encoded by the coding sequence ATGGACAATAAATTAGATCCTAACAATCTAAAAGAAGGCGAAGATTTTTATTATACGCCAGAAGGTTACAAATGCTTCACCTCTACTTATCATCTAAAAAGAGGTTATTGTTGCAAAAGCGGTTGCCGTCACTGTCCTTATGGCTATGACAAAAAAACGGGAACAATAAAAAAATAA
- a CDS encoding pilus assembly protein, with translation MKKQILIGLFFFSVSLAHSQVGIGTTTPTGALDISSTIHGFIPPRVALTSTTVAAPVLNPQTGALVSGTIVWNTATAGTSPNNVAPGLYYWDGTKWIALAGSPGGLDWSLAGNSGTTAGTNFLGTTDAVNLHFNTNNLERMRILSNGTIGINSTGNTGSQVDIVAAGTNDALITRNNDNITNSVWARNSHTTGTTLLAAANGINGVYPNKGAGVAGSAVNGHGIFGNTGNGAPNNAAHNGNSAGVFSLDSDNNAATSNGSAYASIAGKDEQIIAVLGATSRRILYGGYFTAGTSAAGISYSYVGLKYNHNNDATATGGTNYKIVGNGVVSTLIPDENNIPRVMFCPEAPEVLFEDYGTGKLTDGQSYIELDKIVANSLKIDANHPLKVFIQLEGECNGVYVSEKSKNGFLVKELNNGKSNIDFSWHIVGNRANSKDTSGNITSYYEDLRLPYGPTPLKQSTTKSKNPEIK, from the coding sequence ATGAAAAAACAAATACTTATTGGATTATTTTTTTTTAGTGTATCACTAGCACACAGTCAAGTAGGAATCGGTACTACAACCCCAACAGGAGCATTAGATATAAGTTCTACTATACACGGTTTTATACCTCCAAGAGTAGCATTAACCTCAACTACTGTTGCTGCACCGGTACTAAACCCACAAACTGGAGCATTAGTTTCCGGAACAATAGTTTGGAATACAGCCACAGCAGGAACTTCACCAAACAATGTAGCTCCAGGTCTTTACTATTGGGATGGTACAAAATGGATTGCATTGGCAGGATCTCCAGGTGGATTAGATTGGTCACTAGCTGGAAATAGTGGCACGACTGCTGGCACAAATTTCCTAGGAACAACAGATGCTGTAAACCTTCATTTCAACACCAATAATTTGGAAAGAATGCGAATTCTTAGTAATGGTACCATAGGTATCAACAGCACTGGAAACACTGGCTCACAAGTAGATATTGTTGCAGCAGGAACTAACGATGCTCTTATTACTAGAAATAACGACAATATAACCAATTCAGTTTGGGCACGAAATTCTCATACAACCGGAACAACCTTACTAGCTGCCGCAAACGGAATTAATGGAGTATATCCTAATAAAGGGGCTGGAGTTGCAGGTTCAGCTGTAAATGGACATGGAATCTTTGGAAATACAGGAAATGGAGCCCCTAACAATGCAGCACATAACGGAAATAGCGCAGGAGTTTTTAGTCTTGACTCTGACAATAATGCTGCAACAAGCAACGGAAGCGCTTATGCTTCTATAGCAGGCAAGGACGAACAAATTATTGCAGTATTAGGAGCAACTTCAAGAAGAATATTATACGGAGGATATTTTACAGCAGGAACATCTGCTGCAGGAATCTCTTATAGTTATGTAGGCTTAAAATATAATCACAATAATGATGCTACAGCAACAGGAGGAACAAATTACAAAATAGTAGGTAACGGAGTGGTTTCCACATTAATTCCAGACGAAAACAATATTCCAAGAGTAATGTTTTGTCCTGAAGCACCCGAAGTTTTATTTGAAGACTATGGAACTGGAAAGCTAACCGACGGACAAAGCTACATTGAATTAGACAAGATTGTAGCAAACTCATTAAAAATAGATGCAAATCACCCTTTAAAAGTATTCATACAACTAGAAGGAGAATGTAATGGTGTTTATGTTTCTGAAAAAAGCAAAAATGGCTTCCTCGTTAAAGAATTAAATAACGGAAAAAGTAATATTGATTTTTCTTGGCATATTGTAGGAAACAGAGCTAATTCAAAAGACACAAGCGGGAATATAACTTCTTATTATGAAGACTTAAGACTTCCTTATGGACCAACACCATTAAAACAAAGTACTACAAAATCTAAAAATCCAGAAATTAAATAA
- a CDS encoding T9SS type A sorting domain-containing protein, giving the protein MKKILLIFGVVYLGLLDLNAQMYVSPNSYVFVNDQYVYVTQDVNLANNGNFYLRNSSQLLQGTSGSGTNTGLGNLSIFQEGTSNNFGYNYWCSPVGVPSASTGNSSFGITRLFRPTTITTSVAPTILPAGQSNGVATNSSLSIAQKWIYKFVQSNQYGQWTYVGNANTIAPGEGFTMKGVSGSDNTVADVTEGKENNPSNNQRYDFRGLPNDGTINIPVGNSAGPNPNRTLTGNPYPSAINLNLFLLENSGYTVDYSTGAVTSGGSAVIDGNAYFWEHSKSANSHLLINYVGGYGTYAPNNVNAFSPGTYTAPTWNTYNEDGTLNVTGASSGSTYKRMFAPVGQGFKVQGVVASGNAQMKNIYRVFTKESVANNSQFERVVNSTASVQSDKWENVPNVAGVDYTQFSKREVPQFKIHTIMNNQYTRETAVAFNNNATDGFDLVMDAVTSESTLPKDVYFPLDGNKQFVINTLAFDEDKKIPLAFKADEETTFTITVSELINFDLADNIYVHDKVADTYHDIKNSTFSADLPAGVNKDRFEITFKDANNTLVNPSEIANTFQVYQNNDNSSLTIFNSLNKDVVSLNLYDVTGKRVISKYNLGTDEQYEISTSGLSDGIYIVKLETKDNLNVDKKVSIYKK; this is encoded by the coding sequence ATGAAAAAAATACTACTAATCTTTGGGGTTGTATATTTGGGTTTGTTAGATCTAAATGCACAAATGTATGTTAGTCCAAACAGTTATGTGTTTGTGAATGATCAATATGTTTATGTCACTCAAGATGTTAATCTTGCAAATAACGGTAATTTCTATTTAAGGAATTCATCACAATTACTTCAAGGAACTTCTGGAAGTGGGACTAATACAGGTTTAGGAAATTTGTCGATTTTTCAAGAAGGAACATCTAATAATTTTGGATATAACTATTGGTGTTCTCCAGTAGGGGTTCCATCTGCATCAACTGGAAATTCAAGTTTTGGAATTACAAGGTTGTTTAGGCCTACTACAATAACAACAAGTGTAGCTCCAACCATTTTACCTGCTGGACAAAGTAATGGGGTTGCGACTAATTCATCACTGTCAATTGCTCAAAAATGGATTTATAAATTTGTACAATCAAATCAATACGGTCAATGGACGTATGTTGGTAATGCAAATACAATTGCTCCTGGTGAAGGATTTACTATGAAAGGTGTTTCTGGTAGTGATAATACAGTTGCAGATGTAACAGAAGGAAAAGAAAATAACCCATCAAATAATCAAAGGTATGATTTTAGAGGATTACCAAATGATGGAACTATTAATATTCCAGTAGGTAACTCTGCTGGACCAAATCCAAATAGAACATTAACAGGAAACCCTTATCCTTCAGCTATAAATTTAAATTTATTTTTGTTGGAAAATAGCGGATATACAGTGGATTATTCAACAGGAGCTGTTACTTCTGGAGGTTCTGCTGTTATTGATGGAAACGCTTATTTTTGGGAACATTCAAAATCAGCCAATTCTCATTTATTAATAAATTATGTAGGAGGTTATGGTACTTATGCTCCTAATAATGTAAATGCGTTTTCGCCAGGAACATATACTGCTCCTACATGGAATACATACAATGAGGATGGAACATTAAATGTAACAGGAGCTTCAAGTGGTAGCACATATAAAAGAATGTTTGCTCCAGTAGGACAAGGTTTTAAAGTACAAGGTGTTGTAGCTTCTGGAAATGCTCAAATGAAAAATATTTACAGAGTTTTTACAAAAGAAAGTGTTGCAAATAACTCGCAATTTGAACGTGTAGTAAATTCAACTGCTTCTGTTCAAAGTGATAAATGGGAAAATGTTCCTAACGTTGCAGGTGTAGACTATACACAGTTTTCAAAAAGAGAAGTGCCTCAGTTTAAGATTCATACAATTATGAATAATCAATATACTAGAGAAACGGCTGTTGCTTTTAATAATAATGCGACTGATGGTTTTGATTTAGTAATGGATGCTGTTACTTCTGAGTCTACTTTGCCAAAAGATGTTTACTTTCCGTTAGATGGAAATAAGCAGTTTGTTATTAATACGTTAGCTTTTGATGAGGATAAAAAAATACCTTTAGCATTTAAAGCAGATGAGGAAACAACATTTACTATTACTGTGTCAGAATTGATTAATTTTGATTTAGCTGATAATATTTATGTTCATGATAAAGTAGCAGATACATATCATGATATTAAAAACAGTACTTTTAGTGCAGATTTACCAGCAGGAGTTAATAAAGATCGTTTTGAAATTACATTTAAAGATGCTAATAATACTTTAGTGAATCCAAGCGAAATTGCTAATACTTTTCAAGTGTATCAAAATAATGATAATAGCAGCTTAACAATATTTAATTCTCTGAATAAAGATGTAGTTTCATTAAATTTATATGATGTAACAGGTAAAAGAGTTATTAGTAAATATAATTTAGGAACTGATGAGCAATATGAAATTTCAACATCTGGATTAAGTGATGGGATATATATAGTTAAATTAGAAACTAAAGACAATCTTAATGTTGATAAAAAAGTTTCTATTTATAAAAAATAA
- a CDS encoding 1-aminocyclopropane-1-carboxylate deaminase/D-cysteine desulfhydrase, which produces MNEKINLQLPNNIELYIKRDDLLHPLISGNKFRKLKYNIKEAKKEEAKLLITFGGAYSNHILATAAAGKEYGLNTLGIIRGDELQNKIIENPTLLYAQEMGMNFEFISREAFSKKEDISFLNELKRKYGNSYILPEGGTNELAIKGCEEILTKDDAIFDYVCCAVGTGGTISGIINSSRDHQKIIGFSALKGDFLSDVICKFVTKKNWNVNSDYHFGGYGKITDELIIFLNDFYDTTRIPLDPIYTGKMVYGVLELIKQKVFPDNSKILLIHTGGLQGIMGINQIRKKKNKTILKYL; this is translated from the coding sequence GTGAACGAAAAAATTAATTTGCAACTACCCAATAATATCGAACTCTATATTAAGAGAGATGATTTGTTGCATCCTTTAATATCTGGAAATAAGTTTAGAAAATTAAAATACAACATCAAAGAAGCCAAAAAAGAAGAAGCAAAATTATTAATAACATTTGGAGGAGCTTATTCAAACCATATTTTAGCAACTGCAGCAGCAGGTAAGGAATATGGATTGAATACTTTAGGAATTATAAGAGGAGATGAATTACAAAATAAAATAATAGAAAACCCTACATTGTTATATGCTCAAGAAATGGGTATGAATTTTGAATTTATTTCTAGAGAGGCTTTTTCAAAGAAAGAAGATATTTCGTTTTTAAATGAGCTTAAAAGAAAGTATGGAAATAGCTACATCTTGCCAGAAGGAGGAACAAATGAATTAGCAATTAAAGGATGTGAAGAAATTTTAACAAAAGATGATGCGATCTTTGATTATGTATGTTGTGCAGTAGGAACAGGTGGTACAATTTCAGGAATAATAAATTCATCAAGGGACCATCAAAAAATAATAGGTTTTTCTGCTTTAAAAGGAGACTTTTTATCTGATGTAATTTGTAAATTTGTAACCAAGAAAAATTGGAATGTAAATTCAGATTATCACTTTGGAGGATATGGGAAAATAACAGATGAGTTGATTATTTTTTTAAATGATTTTTATGATACAACAAGAATTCCTTTAGATCCAATTTATACAGGTAAAATGGTTTACGGTGTTTTAGAGTTAATAAAACAGAAAGTGTTTCCAGATAATTCTAAGATATTGTTAATTCATACTGGTGGTTTACAAGGGATAATGGGAATTAATCAAATTCGAAAGAAAAAAAATAAAACAATATTAAAATACTTATGA
- a CDS encoding glucosaminidase domain-containing protein: MIKKIVYVFIVILITSCGTSKNRKGSKSSGKTSVENTTPRKKTTVTTRKVVTQKPANTSNTSTEELEATSKVSATYSNVQDYIVSFKEIAKQNMKEYGIPASITLAQGILESGAGNGRLSREANNHFGIKCHKEWNGPSISHDDDAAQECFRKYSDPAESYRDHSLFLTSRSRYSSLFNLDKRDYNGWAKGLKSAGYATDPKYPAKLIGIIERYELYQYDNEILNTEKGELLERSEIESSTKDFSYTVQKGDTLYSLSKKFNISVDELKKKNRLNDNSLSIGQKLKIK; this comes from the coding sequence ATGATTAAGAAAATAGTTTATGTTTTTATAGTAATCCTAATTACTAGTTGTGGTACTTCGAAGAATAGAAAAGGAAGTAAATCAAGTGGGAAAACATCAGTTGAAAACACTACTCCTAGAAAGAAAACAACTGTTACTACACGAAAAGTAGTGACTCAAAAGCCAGCTAATACATCTAACACTTCAACCGAAGAATTAGAAGCTACTTCAAAAGTTTCTGCAACATATAGTAATGTACAGGATTATATTGTCAGTTTTAAAGAAATTGCAAAACAAAACATGAAAGAATATGGAATTCCAGCGAGTATAACTTTAGCACAAGGAATTTTAGAATCAGGAGCAGGAAACGGTAGATTGTCTAGAGAAGCTAATAATCATTTTGGAATAAAATGTCATAAAGAATGGAATGGACCTTCAATATCACATGATGATGATGCCGCTCAAGAATGTTTTAGAAAATATAGTGATCCAGCAGAATCTTATAGAGATCATTCTTTGTTTTTAACATCAAGAAGTAGATACAGTAGCCTTTTTAATTTAGATAAAAGAGATTACAATGGATGGGCTAAAGGCTTAAAATCGGCAGGTTATGCGACAGATCCTAAATATCCAGCAAAGTTAATTGGAATTATTGAGAGATATGAATTGTATCAATATGATAATGAGATTTTAAACACAGAAAAAGGAGAATTGTTAGAAAGAAGTGAAATAGAATCGAGTACTAAAGATTTTTCTTATACAGTTCAAAAAGGAGATACATTGTATTCATTATCAAAAAAATTCAATATTTCTGTTGATGAATTGAAAAAGAAAAATAGATTAAATGATAATTCATTATCAATAGGTCAGAAATTAAAAATAAAATAA
- the hemL gene encoding glutamate-1-semialdehyde 2,1-aminomutase, which yields MLYKRSSELFVEANKVIPGGVNSPVRAFKAVGGTPIFIKEAKGPYLYDEDGNKYIDYINSWGPMILGHAYEPVVNAVIERAKKGTSFGTPTELETKIAELAVSMVPNIDKIRFVSSGTEACMSAIRLARGFTKKEKIIKFSGCYHGHSDSFLIAAGSGASTFGIPNSPGVTEGTAKDTLLAKYNDIENVKALFESNKNEIAALIIEPVAGNMGCIPPQNEFLRQLREVCTQNKCLLIFDEVMTGFRLAKGGAQELFNVDADIVCFGKVIGGGLPVGAFAAREEIMNYLSPLGPVYQAGTLSGNPLAMAAGYEMLKALNNNAIIFDRLEEKTAYLEKGIHKVLTAKNIVYTINRVGSMISVHFDKGAVYDFETAKNGDNDTFKKFFHGLLRKGVYIAPSAYETWFITDALTYEDLDYTIRAIDEVADEL from the coding sequence ATGTTATATAAAAGAAGTAGCGAATTATTTGTTGAAGCAAACAAAGTAATTCCTGGAGGTGTAAATTCTCCTGTAAGAGCTTTTAAAGCAGTTGGAGGAACACCAATATTTATTAAAGAAGCAAAAGGGCCATATTTATATGATGAAGATGGTAATAAATATATAGACTATATTAATTCATGGGGACCAATGATTTTAGGTCATGCTTATGAACCAGTAGTAAATGCAGTAATTGAAAGAGCTAAAAAAGGAACTTCTTTTGGAACCCCTACAGAGTTGGAAACTAAAATTGCTGAATTAGCTGTTTCAATGGTGCCAAATATTGATAAAATTCGTTTTGTTAGTTCAGGAACAGAAGCTTGTATGAGTGCTATTCGATTAGCAAGAGGCTTTACTAAAAAAGAGAAAATAATTAAATTTTCAGGATGCTATCATGGACATTCAGATTCTTTTTTAATTGCAGCAGGAAGTGGAGCTAGTACGTTTGGAATACCAAATAGTCCTGGTGTAACAGAAGGAACCGCAAAAGATACTTTATTAGCAAAATATAACGACATTGAAAATGTAAAAGCGCTATTTGAATCGAATAAAAACGAAATTGCAGCTTTAATTATAGAACCTGTTGCAGGAAATATGGGATGTATTCCTCCTCAGAATGAATTTTTAAGACAATTAAGAGAAGTTTGTACTCAAAACAAATGTTTGTTAATATTTGATGAAGTTATGACTGGATTCCGCTTAGCAAAAGGCGGAGCACAAGAACTTTTTAATGTTGATGCTGATATTGTTTGTTTTGGGAAAGTAATAGGTGGAGGTTTACCTGTTGGTGCTTTTGCTGCAAGAGAGGAAATTATGAATTATCTTTCTCCTTTAGGACCAGTATATCAAGCAGGAACATTATCGGGAAATCCGTTAGCAATGGCTGCGGGATATGAAATGCTAAAGGCGTTAAATAATAATGCTATTATTTTTGATAGATTAGAAGAGAAAACAGCCTATTTAGAAAAAGGAATTCATAAAGTATTAACAGCTAAAAATATTGTTTATACTATAAATAGAGTTGGTTCAATGATTTCTGTACATTTCGATAAAGGAGCAGTTTATGACTTCGAGACTGCTAAAAATGGTGATAATGATACTTTTAAGAAATTTTTTCATGGATTGCTTAGGAAAGGAGTTTATATTGCTCCTTCTGCTTATGAGACTTGGTTCATTACAGACGCTTTAACCTATGAAGATTTAGATTATACAATTAGAGCAATTGATGAAGTTGCAGATGAATTATAA